The Williamwhitmania taraxaci genome includes a window with the following:
- a CDS encoding SDR family oxidoreductase has product MQKTILITGASTGIGKETAIYFAKKGWNVAATMRSPEKENEINTLQNVQLFRLDVMDETSISEAINETIGAFGGIDVVFNNAGYALVGAFEAMSNENIKRQFETNVFGVMNVTRAILPYFRDRKGGTIINTTSMGGLLTFPLYSVYHATKWALEGFMESLQFELRQFNIKVKNIEPGAIKTDFYDRSLDFASKPGLNAYDSYVDVAHNNMLKIGKTATGPLVVAKKVFKAANDSSYMLRYPVGGNGPLLLAIRWILPLSWFNTIVKRQVEKGFKTR; this is encoded by the coding sequence AAGGAAACGGCAATTTACTTTGCAAAAAAAGGTTGGAACGTTGCGGCCACCATGCGTTCCCCCGAAAAAGAAAATGAGATAAACACGTTACAAAACGTGCAGCTATTCCGCTTGGATGTAATGGATGAGACCAGTATTAGCGAAGCCATCAACGAAACCATTGGCGCATTTGGGGGAATAGATGTGGTATTCAACAACGCTGGCTATGCACTAGTGGGTGCATTTGAGGCCATGAGCAACGAAAACATCAAGCGACAGTTCGAAACAAATGTGTTTGGCGTGATGAATGTGACCCGCGCCATTCTCCCCTATTTCAGAGATCGCAAAGGAGGCACAATTATTAACACCACCTCCATGGGAGGATTGTTAACCTTTCCTCTTTATAGCGTTTACCACGCAACAAAATGGGCACTCGAAGGCTTTATGGAATCGCTTCAGTTTGAGTTGCGCCAGTTCAATATCAAGGTAAAGAACATTGAACCCGGTGCAATCAAAACCGATTTCTACGATCGCTCGCTCGACTTTGCCAGTAAACCCGGACTCAATGCGTACGATTCGTACGTCGATGTGGCGCACAACAACATGCTTAAGATTGGCAAAACAGCAACCGGACCACTAGTCGTTGCCAAAAAGGTATTTAAGGCCGCTAACGATAGTTCTTATATGCTTCGCTATCCGGTTGGTGGCAACGGACCGCTTTTGCTAGCCATCCGTTGGATATTGCCCCTATCCTGGTTCAACACAATAGTGAAAAGGCAGGTTGAAAAAGGCTTTAAAACCCGGTGA